A single window of Hyla sarda isolate aHylSar1 chromosome 2, aHylSar1.hap1, whole genome shotgun sequence DNA harbors:
- the LOC130357890 gene encoding protein spinster homolog 1-like, which yields MASPQDPLLKEEEEAMEDHSDMDVEKGDIPERQNLPSLSVMSTARSIITVVILAFVNLLIYANRSSVAGVLPYIQKAYDTNASLSGLLNTLFIGSYVLVAPIAGYLGDHCNKKYTVCAGVIVWLSMTLTLSFIPDGYFLLFLLTSGLVGAGEATFCTIAPSIIADLFTSDQRTRMLNVFYSVIPVGCGLGYIIGPKVTDAARGDWHWAFRVTPGLGLIAVALMILVTKELPRTTTNGKKNNKSQKFAQWATDLKKLFKNRSFMLTTMGSTAVSFIVGAIGVWGPSYLTHARTLLQEKDPCRAEPCDYHDILIFGVVTVVSGILGVVAGTEISKRYRKSNPRADPLVCGCAMMLSAPFLLLALTFGNISLVATNIFIFIGETLLSVNFTLISDILLKVVTPWRRSSALAVQMTIYHLLGDAGSPYLIGLISDTYERGYAKSPLLKYRSLEYALMTCTIMAVIGGAFFMATALYIERDEKEAEMESEPPSSSSLLPADEDRASD from the coding sequence atggcctctccacaagacccattgctgaaggaggaggaagaagcaatggaggaccatagtgatatggatgtagaaaagggcgatatccctgagaggcagaacctgccatctctaagcgtgatgtccaccgcacgttccatcatcaccgtagtgatcctcgcctttgttaatttgctcatctatgcaaatcgctccagcgtggcgggggtgctgccttatatacagaaagcatatgacaccaatgctagtctgtccggcttattgaatacattgttcattggaagctacgtgctggtcgcaccaattgccggatatttgggcgaccactgtaataagaaatatactgtttgcgcaggagtcatcgtttggctgagcatgacacttaccctgtcattcatccctgacgggtacttcctgctcttcctgctgacgagtggactggttggggccggagaggcgactttctgcaccatcgccccctccatcattgcagacctttttacaagtgaccagcggacccgcatgctgaacgtgttttactccgtcatacctgtaggctgcggactaggatacatcatcgggcccaaagtgactgatgcagcaaggggcgattggcactgggcatttcgggtcacccctggcctgggcctcatagctgtggcattgatgattttggtcacaaaggagcttccaagaacgactacaaacgggaagaagaacaacaaatcccagaagtttgcccaatgggcgacagatctgaaaaaactatttaaaaatcgaagcttcatgttaaccaccatgggatcgacggctgtatccttcatagtgggagccataggtgtatggggtccgtcatacctgacccacgcacgaacactcctacaagagaaggacccttgccgtgctgaaccgtgtgactatcacgacatcctaatatttggtgtggttacagtcgtttccggcattctgggagttgtagcagggacggagataagtaaaagatatcgcaaatccaacccacgggcggacccgcttgtgtgtggatgcgcgatgatgctctccgccccttttcttctgttggcattgacttttggcaacatcagcctcgttgccaccaacatcttcatcttcatcggagagacgcttctgtcagtaaatttcaccctcatatctgacattttactaaaagtagtaactccgtggaggagatcttcagccctggccgtgcagatgacaatctatcacctcctaggtgacgccggcagcccgtacctcatcggcctgatatctgacacctacgaacgaggatatgccaaatcccctcttctgaaataccgcagcctggagtatgccctcatgacctgcaccataatggcagtcatcggaggggccttcttcatggccacggccctatatatagagagggacgaaaaagaagcagagatggaatcagaacctccgtcatcctcctcactgcttcctgccgatgaggaccgcgcttcagactga